One genomic window of Ignavibacteriota bacterium includes the following:
- a CDS encoding ABC transporter ATP-binding protein — protein MIKFNYIVKDLSKSFIRKHFIFRNLNLNFTNGSIIALTGSNGSGKSTLVKVMTGVLSHTSGSIDLKVDDKKVSFNDVKDEIALVAPYLNLYEEFTPIEHYKVSADLRAVNPDYDKLNRQLTDFKLIRHKNTPIRNFSSGMKQRMKFILALQTNPTILFLDEPTTNLDLDGIEIINKIIVNHAAGGGAVVIATNEEREKSLCSHCYEVSNQ, from the coding sequence ATGATTAAATTTAACTATATCGTAAAAGACCTATCAAAGTCGTTCATACGTAAACATTTCATATTTAGGAATCTGAATCTGAATTTTACCAATGGAAGTATAATTGCTTTAACAGGCTCTAACGGTTCAGGTAAGTCCACTCTTGTTAAAGTAATGACAGGGGTTCTTTCTCATACATCAGGAAGTATTGATTTAAAAGTTGATGATAAGAAAGTTTCTTTCAACGACGTAAAAGATGAAATTGCTCTTGTAGCACCATATTTAAATCTTTATGAAGAGTTTACACCTATAGAGCATTATAAAGTTTCAGCTGATTTAAGAGCAGTAAATCCGGATTACGACAAGCTCAATAGACAGCTCACAGATTTTAAACTCATTAGACATAAAAATACTCCAATACGCAATTTTTCTTCGGGGATGAAGCAAAGAATGAAGTTTATATTAGCTTTACAAACTAATCCGACAATTCTATTCCTTGATGAACCTACTACTAATCTTGATTTAGATGGTATAGAAATTATTAATAAAATAATAGTAAATCATGCAGCCGGCGGCGGCGCTGTGGTTATAGCCACAAATGAAGAGCGGGAAAAATCGCTTTGCAGTCATTGCTATGAAGTCTCAAATCAATAA
- the rsfS gene encoding ribosome silencing factor — MSKYGKPRSTKGLATLCAKLADDKLADEIILINLGSIEHAPADFFVICSCDSDIQVEAVVSNIDRTFKTMELIRPKVEGLESKNWVILDFFDVVVHVFLKEARNYYKLEKLWGDGEFFELNNSRELRKVNNKDLINVIKDKVLN; from the coding sequence TTGTCTAAATACGGAAAACCACGTTCAACTAAAGGCTTAGCAACTTTGTGTGCTAAACTTGCTGATGATAAACTTGCAGATGAAATTATACTTATCAATCTTGGTTCAATAGAGCATGCACCTGCCGATTTCTTTGTAATTTGCAGTTGCGATTCTGATATACAGGTCGAGGCTGTTGTAAGCAATATAGACCGAACATTCAAAACAATGGAATTAATTCGTCCAAAAGTTGAGGGCTTGGAATCAAAAAACTGGGTTATACTTGACTTTTTCGATGTTGTAGTTCATGTTTTTCTCAAAGAAGCACGTAATTATTATAAATTGGAAAAATTATGGGGAGATGGTGAATTCTTTGAACTCAATAACTCGCGTGAACTACGAAAAGTAAATAACAAAGATCTTATAAATGTAATCAAGGATAAGGTGCTGAATTAA
- the rpmB gene encoding 50S ribosomal protein L28, with protein MARRCELTGTGVLTGNNVSHAHNKTRRRFLPNLQKKRIWIPEEGRWITLKVTAKAIRTLDKKGYKAMLKELSA; from the coding sequence ATGGCAAGAAGATGTGAATTAACCGGCACTGGCGTCTTAACGGGCAACAATGTTTCTCATGCTCACAATAAGACCAGAAGAAGATTTTTGCCTAACCTTCAGAAGAAAAGAATTTGGATTCCTGAAGAAGGTCGCTGGATTACATTGAAAGTTACAGCTAAGGCTATCAGAACATTAGATAAAAAAGGCTACAAAGCCATGCTCAAGGAATTATCAGCATAA
- a CDS encoding CDGSH iron-sulfur domain-containing protein → MMEVVIAQKHSYKVELEAGTYWWCACGRSAKQPFCDGSHKGTGFSPTELVISEKKLYALCGCKHAPKAPFCDGTHRNLE, encoded by the coding sequence ATGATGGAAGTAGTAATTGCTCAAAAGCATTCATACAAAGTTGAATTAGAAGCCGGAACTTATTGGTGGTGTGCCTGCGGAAGGTCTGCAAAACAGCCTTTCTGCGATGGCTCTCATAAAGGTACAGGGTTTTCTCCGACAGAATTAGTAATAAGCGAAAAGAAACTTTATGCCCTCTGCGGTTGTAAACATGCTCCGAAAGCCCCTTTCTGCGATGGAACGCATAGAAATCTTGAATAA
- a CDS encoding arginine--tRNA ligase — protein sequence MLKDTAENLFKQSLENAYPEIYLDVICETPKNPEHGDFSVNIAMQLAKPLGMPPRKIAEKIIEGLNDDLQIIEKVEIAGPGFINIKFKNDFVAGSLSYIIDLDKEFGRSDIGKSQKVNVEYVSANPTGLLHLGHGRNAVIGDTISNLYEALGYDVTREYYFNNAGNQMNNLAKSIFARYNQINTPDFPFPEDGYHGDYIKLIAEDLKKEYPEGFPGSESEVLELCRLSGEKWCFAKITSTLERMKISQDVFYNEDTLYKDGKIEEVISEFKSLGLAYEKDGALWLKLSEMGLEDDRVIVKSSGEPTYRLPDIAYHREKFKRGFDILIDVFGADHIATVPDVLAGVKALGYDSDKVKVLIHQFVSLTENGQQVKMSKRTGKSYTLDDLLDEVGEDVVRFFLLMRSIGTHLEFDLSLAREQSDKNPVFYLQYAHARICSVFDKAAELQNIEYDLSLLNSPEELNLIKKLHLLPDTIIASANKFEPQILAEYLRETAGLFHAFYHNHRIIGVDEKLGASRLKLAKATKTVIGNGLRILGINAPERM from the coding sequence ATGCTTAAAGATACTGCCGAAAATTTATTTAAACAATCACTCGAAAATGCTTACCCCGAAATTTACCTTGATGTAATTTGTGAAACTCCAAAAAATCCCGAACACGGGGATTTTTCTGTTAATATTGCAATGCAGCTTGCCAAACCACTTGGAATGCCACCACGTAAGATAGCTGAAAAGATAATCGAAGGGCTTAATGATGATTTGCAAATTATTGAAAAAGTTGAAATTGCAGGTCCCGGATTTATCAATATTAAATTTAAAAATGATTTTGTTGCCGGTTCTTTATCTTATATAATAGATTTAGATAAAGAGTTCGGTCGTAGCGACATCGGAAAATCCCAAAAAGTGAATGTAGAATATGTAAGCGCCAATCCTACAGGACTTTTGCATTTAGGTCATGGTAGAAATGCCGTCATAGGTGATACAATATCAAATTTGTATGAAGCTTTGGGCTACGATGTAACCAGAGAATATTATTTCAATAATGCCGGTAATCAGATGAATAATCTTGCAAAATCAATTTTCGCAAGATATAATCAAATTAATACACCTGATTTCCCATTCCCCGAAGACGGTTATCACGGTGATTATATCAAACTGATTGCCGAAGATTTAAAAAAAGAGTATCCCGAAGGATTTCCCGGTTCGGAAAGTGAAGTACTTGAACTTTGCAGACTTAGCGGTGAGAAATGGTGCTTTGCCAAGATTACTAGTACTCTTGAGAGAATGAAAATATCTCAGGATGTATTCTATAATGAAGATACACTCTACAAAGACGGCAAAATTGAGGAAGTAATAAGCGAATTCAAATCTCTTGGTTTAGCTTACGAAAAAGATGGAGCTTTGTGGCTTAAATTATCTGAAATGGGGCTCGAAGATGACCGTGTGATTGTCAAATCAAGTGGAGAACCTACATACAGACTACCTGATATCGCTTATCACCGTGAGAAATTCAAGCGGGGTTTCGACATATTGATTGATGTATTCGGAGCTGACCATATAGCTACTGTACCCGATGTATTAGCCGGCGTAAAAGCTTTGGGATATGACTCTGACAAAGTTAAAGTATTAATTCATCAATTTGTCAGTCTGACCGAGAATGGTCAGCAAGTCAAAATGAGCAAACGAACAGGTAAAAGTTATACCTTAGATGATTTACTTGACGAAGTGGGAGAAGATGTTGTAAGATTCTTTCTCTTAATGCGTTCGATTGGCACTCATCTTGAGTTTGACTTATCTCTTGCACGTGAACAAAGCGATAAGAATCCTGTATTTTATCTTCAGTATGCTCATGCAAGAATCTGTTCAGTATTTGATAAAGCAGCTGAGTTGCAAAATATTGAATATGACTTAAGCCTTTTAAATTCGCCTGAAGAACTGAATTTGATTAAAAAACTTCATTTATTACCGGATACAATTATCGCCTCAGCAAACAAATTTGAGCCGCAAATACTTGCTGAATATTTAAGAGAAACAGCTGGATTATTTCATGCATTTTATCATAACCACAGAATAATCGGTGTAGATGAAAAACTCGGTGCGTCAAGACTTAAGTTAGCAAAAGCTACAAAAACTGTAATTGGAAACGGTCTCAGAATACTTGGAATTAATGCCCCCGAACGTATGTAA
- a CDS encoding DUF4349 domain-containing protein: MKLSSNLKIKFFSLFFLSIFSFLIISCGGSSDNNDKPEKLAISKMALEDMPDRSLNSPVQDFQLTKANHENLGKDEALSPKKMLIKNGNVRIKVSDVTKAKNAVDKIIENYDAYYINENLSKDEYRYSYYLTIKIPSSKFDEIIRDISKIDGSLTELSVNSEDVTQEYFDLEIRLGNKSAYLDKYRDILKQAKTIKEILEVEEKIRIIEEEIESVKGRIKYLSQRAAYSTLSLDLYQVNHITINPEDGFFSRILDSFIKGWKALTEFIIFTIVLWPFIIIFGITGYIVYRIIRKSHIKKS, encoded by the coding sequence ATGAAACTCTCATCGAACCTGAAAATCAAATTCTTCAGTTTGTTTTTTTTATCAATATTTTCATTTTTGATTATTTCTTGTGGTGGCAGTAGCGATAACAACGATAAACCCGAAAAGTTGGCAATTTCAAAAATGGCATTAGAAGATATGCCGGATCGAAGTCTGAATTCTCCGGTTCAGGATTTCCAATTGACTAAAGCAAATCATGAAAATCTCGGTAAAGATGAAGCTTTATCTCCGAAAAAAATGCTTATCAAAAATGGAAATGTAAGAATAAAAGTTTCTGATGTAACTAAAGCAAAAAATGCAGTTGATAAAATTATCGAAAACTATGATGCATACTATATCAATGAAAATCTTAGTAAGGATGAGTACAGATACAGTTATTATTTAACCATAAAAATACCCTCAAGTAAGTTTGATGAAATAATTAGAGATATTTCCAAAATTGATGGTTCATTAACAGAACTTTCTGTTAATTCGGAAGATGTTACTCAGGAATATTTCGATTTGGAAATCCGCTTAGGGAACAAATCAGCATATTTGGATAAATATCGCGATATTCTCAAACAAGCTAAGACTATTAAAGAAATTCTGGAAGTTGAGGAAAAAATCAGGATTATTGAAGAAGAGATTGAGTCTGTAAAAGGCAGAATAAAATATTTGAGCCAGAGGGCTGCATACAGCACATTGAGCCTTGATTTGTATCAGGTCAATCACATAACAATTAATCCTGAGGATGGTTTTTTCTCAAGAATACTTGATTCTTTCATTAAGGGCTGGAAAGCACTTACCGAATTTATTATTTTCACGATTGTTTTGTGGCCCTTTATAATTATCTTCGGTATAACCGGATATATTGTTTATAGAATAATCAGGAAATCACATATAAAAAAAAGCTAA